In a genomic window of Spiroplasma melliferum:
- a CDS encoding Spiroplasmavirus-related protein, producing MQNDWEKLKEFFIHVFLFINKTNVESITTWNLTQNEYLTLMVGVWIVILFLTWFLLWMVFKIVGYFK from the coding sequence ATGCAAAATGATTGAGAAAAATTAAAAGAGTTTTTTATTCATGTCTTTTTGTTTATAAATAAAACAAATGTTGAAAGTATTACAACTTGGAATTTAACGCAAAATGAATATTTAACTCTGATGGTCGGTGTTTGGATTGTTATTTTATTTTTAACTTGGTTTTTATTATGAATGGTTTTTAAAATAGTTGGGTATTTTAAGTAA
- a CDS encoding transposase: protein MYSHLSFIDKVKLEKLLLSKLFLKKNGEINISQIAKCLNRNRSTILREIKRFKTIDEYSAYKSDKMYYEKRKKNNKRYKFTEEQLNFINIRFSVYRDSPSQLIHRYFIKFGIKFPVCVKTLYKWIYLGFYGFLKQNLRHRGKKYKTKGKFDNRGKLTNFKSIWDIENKKTNAGWFEMDTVVGKDHQSSNLVLVEQLSKNYFVMKLKNHTANEVVEKFKDIVISNNLIGKIKGIITDRGKEFSKWRELEIFAETQVYFCDPGKPQQKPLIEYMNSELREWYPKGTDFNNVSQQKINWVVNVINDKLRPCLNWISAKEVFLQNF from the coding sequence ATGTATAGTCATTTAAGTTTTATTGATAAGGTTAAATTGGAAAAATTATTATTATCAAAATTATTTTTAAAAAAGAATGGTGAAATAAATATTTCACAAATTGCTAAATGTTTGAACAGAAATCGTAGTACTATTTTGCGAGAAATTAAGCGTTTTAAAACTATTGATGAATATAGTGCTTATAAGTCAGATAAAATGTATTATGAGAAAAGAAAAAAGAATAATAAAAGATATAAGTTTACAGAAGAACAATTAAATTTTATTAATATAAGATTTAGTGTTTATCGTGATTCTCCATCACAACTTATTCATCGTTATTTTATAAAGTTTGGTATTAAATTTCCTGTTTGTGTTAAAACATTGTATAAATGAATTTATTTGGGTTTTTATGGTTTTTTAAAACAGAATTTACGTCATCGTGGTAAAAAATATAAAACAAAAGGAAAATTTGATAATCGTGGTAAATTAACTAATTTTAAATCAATATGAGATATTGAAAATAAAAAAACTAATGCTGGTTGATTTGAAATGGATACCGTAGTTGGCAAAGACCATCAATCTAGTAATTTAGTTTTAGTAGAACAATTAAGTAAAAATTACTTTGTAATGAAATTAAAAAATCATACTGCTAATGAAGTTGTAGAAAAGTTTAAAGATATTGTTATAAGTAATAATTTAATTGGGAAAATTAAAGGAATAATAACCGATAGAGGAAAAGAATTTAGTAAATGAAGAGAATTAGAAATATTTGCTGAAACACAAGTTTATTTTTGCGACCCTGGTAAACCTCAACAAAAACCACTAATTGAATATATGAATTCTGAACTTAGAGAATGATATCCTAAGGGAACTGATTTTAATAATGTTAGTCAACAAAAAATAAATTGAGTAGTTAATGTTATAAATGATAAATTAAGACCTTGTTTAAATTGAATAAGTGCAAAAGAAGTATTTTTACAGAATTTTTAA
- a CDS encoding Spiroplasmavirus-related protein — protein MSNFVKKNQNVENYFIRKELIVFETNKASFINLPNHNRYIGFWLSNKFIYLSKKHSDQVAIGLIYDNSYPIVKYDENLKRHIWKYLTGTELINLYNQYKQNYFKSMHKALFSNEPKKVKTTNNNSNLINWNDEKVQQLINDLESLN, from the coding sequence TTGAGTAATTTTGTTAAGAAAAATCAAAATGTAGAAAATTATTTTATTCGTAAAGAGTTGATAGTTTTTGAAACAAATAAAGCAAGTTTTATAAATTTACCTAATCATAATCGCTATATTGGTTTTTGATTGAGTAATAAGTTTATTTATCTTAGTAAAAAACATTCTGATCAAGTAGCTATTGGTTTAATTTATGATAATTCTTATCCTATTGTAAAATATGATGAAAATTTAAAACGCCATATTTGAAAATATTTAACTGGAACAGAATTAATTAATTTGTATAATCAATATAAACAAAATTATTTTAAAAGTATGCACAAAGCATTATTTTCAAATGAGCCTAAAAAAGTAAAAACAACTAATAACAATAGTAATTTAATAAATTGAAATGATGAAAAAGTACAACAATTAATTAATGACTTAGAAAGTTTAAATTAA
- a CDS encoding Spiroplasmavirus-related protein: protein MINLLSENSNWDKIFSFIFDVFLFIFDVIWNTKLPMTNTTIAYFIIFFMVVKLSIYAIHGTRTQYNELGSTVQTGVSNIYSATVRGVSDTKQGMQKHIKERKQFKINRNKQQLSSLAKQAKTREQGYRRVHK, encoded by the coding sequence ATGATTAATTTATTATCAGAAAATAGTAATTGAGATAAGATTTTTAGTTTTATTTTTGATGTATTTTTGTTTATTTTTGATGTGATTTGAAATACTAAATTGCCAATGACAAATACGACAATTGCTTATTTTATTATCTTTTTTATGGTTGTTAAGTTATCTATTTATGCAATTCACGGTACAAGAACTCAATACAACGAATTAGGTTCAACAGTACAAACAGGTGTATCAAATATTTATTCTGCAACTGTTCGTGGAGTTTCAGATACTAAACAAGGTATGCAAAAACATATTAAAGAGCGTAAACAGTTTAAAATTAATCGTAATAAACAACAATTATCAAGTTTAGCAAAACAAGCAAAAACAAGAGAACAAGGATATCGGAGAGTGCATAAATAA
- a CDS encoding glyceraldehyde 3-phosphate dehydrogenase translates to MTKIAINGFGRIGRLAFRRLFDEKNVEIVAINDLTEAKTLATLLELDSAQGGWKRGKISSEEGVIIVDGKKINVYAKKDPTELPWGKLGIDVVVESTGFFADRAGASKHLTAGAKKVLISAPAKGTDVKTIVYNVNHKEIKKEDTIISGASCTTNCLAPMAKVLDEKFGIEKGYMTTVHAVTNDQRLLDLAHDDLRRARAAFSNIVPTKTGAAAAVALVLPQLEGRFDGMALRVPTITGSIVDLAVELKKTTTVEEINNAMKAAASETFGYNTQPIVSSDIIGETHGSIFDATLTKIIERDGKQLVKVYAWYDNEMSYVSQMVRTLLYFATV, encoded by the coding sequence ATGACAAAAATTGCAATTAACGGATTTGGACGTATTGGCCGTTTAGCTTTTAGAAGATTATTTGACGAAAAAAATGTTGAAATTGTCGCAATTAACGATTTAACAGAGGCAAAAACTTTAGCAACATTATTAGAACTTGATTCAGCCCAAGGAGGGTGAAAACGAGGAAAAATTTCTTCAGAAGAAGGAGTTATTATTGTTGATGGGAAAAAAATAAATGTTTATGCCAAAAAAGATCCTACTGAGTTACCATGAGGTAAATTAGGAATTGATGTTGTTGTTGAATCAACAGGATTCTTTGCTGATCGTGCTGGTGCTTCAAAACATCTTACAGCCGGAGCAAAAAAAGTTTTAATCTCAGCTCCAGCAAAAGGAACAGATGTTAAAACAATTGTTTATAATGTAAACCACAAGGAAATTAAAAAGGAAGATACTATTATTTCAGGAGCAAGCTGTACAACTAACTGTTTAGCACCAATGGCAAAAGTATTAGATGAAAAATTTGGAATTGAAAAAGGATACATGACAACTGTTCACGCGGTAACAAATGATCAAAGATTGTTGGACTTAGCACATGATGATTTAAGAAGAGCACGTGCTGCTTTTTCAAATATTGTTCCAACTAAAACAGGAGCAGCAGCAGCCGTTGCGTTAGTATTACCACAATTAGAAGGTAGATTTGATGGAATGGCATTACGTGTTCCAACTATTACTGGTTCAATCGTTGACTTAGCAGTTGAATTGAAAAAAACAACAACAGTTGAAGAAATTAATAATGCAATGAAAGCAGCAGCTTCAGAAACTTTTGGTTATAATACACAACCAATTGTTTCATCAGATATTATTGGTGAAACACATGGATCAATTTTTGATGCAACATTAACAAAAATTATTGAACGTGATGGTAAACAATTAGTTAAAGTATATGCATGATATGATAATGAAATGTCATATGTATCACAAATGGTACGTACATTATTATACTTTGCTACAGTTTAA
- a CDS encoding Spiroplasmavirus-related protein, translating to MLGMYLTTAVNFLAADTPTISGGMDSIWTGLGNAMMKVKDAVYAVLPQLMTFLGDAWIILIPFGIWVIIKILNFFRVMVKGF from the coding sequence ATGTTAGGTATGTATTTAACAACAGCTGTTAATTTTCTAGCTGCAGATACTCCTACTATTTCAGGTGGAATGGATTCTATTTGAACTGGATTGGGTAATGCGATGATGAAAGTTAAAGACGCTGTTTATGCTGTATTACCACAATTAATGACATTTCTTGGTGATGCTTGAATTATTTTAATTCCATTTGGAATTTGAGTAATTATTAAAATATTAAACTTTTTCCGTGTTATGGTTAAAGGATTTTAA
- a CDS encoding Spiroplasmavirus-related protein, with translation MRKSLSLFAISILGILGLIIPFITLTAFKPLHQQNYTVNQQTTGMDETDFINTMFLRSSFFENWSETNYFINPTLKTSQSLIYNDKWYLDFLKDSYSTGISFDKSSDEFMDLYKNWDTYIKQYNIDKFYDVDRKQFLKELTNFSYSFANYFNTVEVINKLEKGVDNLQLVNLKFKNWNTVNGTFNDEFNTRNNKWYIMSARKPKTTDDWRMIKFKNNDIDKPFGNVWNNSVALDSEWYSVAELYRWDGLLEPITLPLIDVKTGKIIFYTDNDYQNTRSFLLKYINAIVQENIRVQQGGNPNYDDLNLGSQRIIFDFEIINNMEKLDWKPDVILTRKSIYRMILTIDEHKNIVAGSLELTHLKQYWDGNNANSYRYTDDLGFLFSFMKDKEDIFNFSAEIYNYNQSSSPNTNKYVFEQMKGQININKFLKAFFAHALVPVFQNRSNFIESGYIDNLQYDTVLINFFGLKLVNFRNVLIDENNTNKSQFEKLLNSMFTVSQNFYKDYLRTIFDLENNTYVQGYNKKYGLLANNGFKIYPRYFYFSDKYNQLDIKLHSAFKNRFYNTNYGNVFNYDFSVSNNYNINQNEGYVFEGNLKNKYGLKYKKIEEQKIGYNVFELQAQKENDMYRYYDFNFGIYNWQEINNGGLFPDGQWWQAQYESCSWYNLACHIKNAAIWIVNNIPGVKQVNELASGVGKIFQTIYSFFSQTFEVWKFSPALYNTITNIFLLIIFMKFVRLI, from the coding sequence ATGCGTAAGTCATTATCTTTATTTGCGATATCTATTTTAGGAATTTTAGGTTTAATTATTCCATTTATTACTTTAACAGCATTTAAACCATTACATCAGCAGAATTATACTGTTAATCAACAAACAACGGGAATGGATGAAACCGATTTTATTAATACAATGTTTTTACGTAGTAGTTTTTTTGAAAATTGATCAGAAACAAATTACTTTATTAACCCTACTTTAAAAACATCACAATCATTAATTTATAATGATAAATGATATTTAGATTTTTTAAAGGATAGTTATTCAACGGGAATTTCATTTGATAAGTCGAGTGATGAATTTATGGATTTATATAAAAATTGAGATACTTATATTAAACAATATAACATTGATAAATTTTATGATGTTGATAGAAAACAATTTTTAAAAGAACTAACAAATTTTTCTTATTCATTTGCTAATTATTTTAATACTGTTGAAGTTATTAATAAATTAGAAAAAGGTGTTGATAATTTACAATTAGTTAATTTAAAATTTAAAAATTGAAATACTGTAAATGGTACATTTAATGATGAGTTTAATACGAGAAATAATAAATGATATATAATGTCTGCAAGAAAACCTAAGACCACTGATGATTGAAGAATGATTAAATTTAAAAATAATGATATTGATAAACCATTTGGTAATGTATGAAATAATAGTGTTGCATTAGATAGTGAATGATATTCTGTTGCAGAATTATATAGATGAGACGGATTATTAGAACCAATAACTTTACCATTAATTGATGTAAAAACTGGGAAGATTATTTTTTATACTGATAATGATTATCAAAATACTCGCTCTTTTTTACTAAAGTATATTAATGCTATTGTACAAGAAAATATTCGAGTTCAGCAAGGTGGCAACCCTAATTATGATGATCTAAATTTAGGTAGTCAAAGAATAATTTTTGATTTTGAAATTATTAATAATATGGAAAAATTAGATTGAAAACCTGATGTTATTTTAACTAGAAAATCAATTTATCGAATGATTTTAACCATTGATGAGCATAAAAATATTGTTGCTGGTAGTTTAGAATTAACACATCTTAAACAATATTGGGATGGTAATAATGCAAATAGTTATCGATATACTGATGATTTAGGGTTTTTATTTTCTTTTATGAAAGATAAAGAAGATATCTTTAATTTTAGTGCTGAAATTTATAACTATAATCAAAGTAGTTCGCCCAATACTAACAAATATGTTTTTGAGCAGATGAAAGGTCAAATTAATATTAATAAGTTTTTAAAAGCATTTTTTGCTCATGCATTGGTACCTGTGTTTCAAAATCGTAGTAATTTTATTGAAAGTGGTTATATTGATAATTTACAATATGATACTGTTTTAATTAATTTTTTTGGTTTAAAGTTAGTTAATTTTAGAAATGTATTAATTGATGAAAATAATACTAATAAAAGTCAATTTGAAAAATTATTAAATAGTATGTTTACAGTTTCGCAGAACTTTTATAAGGATTATTTACGAACAATTTTTGACTTGGAAAATAATACTTATGTGCAAGGATATAATAAAAAATATGGTTTATTAGCGAATAATGGTTTTAAAATTTATCCTCGTTATTTTTATTTTTCTGATAAATACAATCAATTAGATATTAAATTGCATTCAGCATTTAAAAATCGATTTTATAACACTAATTATGGTAATGTATTTAACTATGACTTTTCAGTTTCAAATAATTACAATATTAATCAAAACGAGGGTTATGTTTTTGAAGGAAATTTAAAAAATAAATATGGTTTAAAATATAAGAAAATTGAAGAACAAAAAATTGGTTATAATGTCTTTGAATTACAAGCCCAAAAAGAAAATGATATGTATCGTTATTATGATTTTAATTTTGGAATTTATAATTGACAAGAAATAAATAATGGTGGGTTATTTCCTGACGGGCAATGATGACAAGCACAATATGAAAGTTGTAGTTGATATAATTTAGCGTGCCATATAAAAAATGCTGCAATTTGAATTGTCAATAATATTCCTGGTGTAAAACAAGTTAATGAATTAGCGAGTGGAGTTGGGAAAATTTTTCAAACAATATATAGTTTTTTCAGTCAAACATTCGAAGTGTGAAAATTTAGTCCAGCATTATATAATACAATAACAAATATATTTCTATTAATTATATTTATGAAATTTGTGCGATTAATATAA
- a CDS encoding Spiroplasmavirus-related protein — translation MKKFIFLLKNYCYISGSMILFSLIDLLFWIISLNYTGLVFWLLFALQCVYFVWWVWKNIFYQLNAFRLVNFVWDNPLSVIIGKLGTGKTLLLTYLSQTMKLLTDKIYSNYPLEDEKVKVLTFKNLDFTDRTKPVPPDDSLILFDESYLYIDGTSPHDEKKVHSGKIPWIVLARHFGNRALFTAQREGMIWNNIRQLASGIIIPISLKKPIAKKGFNFFNRFFIMRIGIFQDITDYEIWKTKLVERTAEGKRAKHKSDVGLGIRFFKIIIPLEFAQKYDSQWLKFVRDLKNDEIVNYKEYYWSEIIKLSVKERLELFDIDILKKNLKLKKEKGSGKND, via the coding sequence ATGAAAAAGTTTATATTTTTGTTAAAAAATTATTGTTATATTAGTGGTTCAATGATTTTGTTTAGTTTAATTGATTTATTATTTTGGATAATTTCATTAAATTATACTGGTTTAGTATTCTGATTATTGTTTGCTTTGCAATGTGTTTATTTTGTATGATGAGTTTGAAAAAACATATTTTATCAGTTAAATGCGTTTAGGTTAGTAAATTTTGTTTGAGATAATCCATTATCAGTTATTATTGGTAAATTAGGAACTGGAAAAACTTTACTTTTAACTTATTTATCACAAACTATGAAATTATTAACAGATAAAATTTATAGTAATTATCCGTTAGAAGATGAAAAAGTTAAAGTTTTAACATTTAAAAATTTAGATTTTACCGATAGAACAAAACCAGTTCCCCCTGATGATAGTTTAATTTTGTTTGATGAAAGTTATTTATATATTGACGGAACTAGTCCGCACGATGAGAAAAAGGTTCATAGTGGTAAAATTCCGTGAATTGTTTTAGCAAGACATTTTGGTAATCGTGCTTTGTTTACAGCTCAACGTGAGGGTATGATTTGAAATAATATCCGACAATTAGCAAGTGGTATTATTATTCCAATTTCACTGAAAAAACCTATTGCTAAAAAAGGATTTAATTTTTTTAATCGATTCTTTATTATGCGAATTGGTATTTTTCAAGATATTACGGATTATGAAATTTGAAAAACAAAATTAGTAGAACGAACAGCAGAAGGTAAACGAGCAAAACATAAATCGGATGTTGGGTTAGGAATTCGGTTTTTTAAAATAATTATTCCGTTAGAATTTGCACAGAAATATGATAGTCAATGATTAAAGTTTGTGCGTGATTTAAAAAATGATGAAATAGTTAATTATAAAGAATATTATTGGTCAGAAATTATTAAATTGAGTGTTAAAGAGCGTTTAGAATTGTTTGATATTGATATTTTGAAAAAGAATTTAAAACTTAAAAAAGAAAAAGGAAGTGGTAAAAATGATTAA
- a CDS encoding Spiroplasmavirus-related protein encodes MLGMYLTTAINFLAVDTPTISDGMGSIWSGLGQAMMKVKEAIYAVLPQLMTFLGDAWIILIPFGIFVIVKILNFFRVMVKGF; translated from the coding sequence ATGTTAGGGATGTATTTAACAACAGCGATTAATTTTTTAGCAGTAGATACACCTACTATTTCAGATGGGATGGGTTCGATTTGAAGTGGTTTAGGACAAGCAATGATGAAAGTTAAAGAAGCAATTTATGCTGTATTACCACAATTAATGACCTTTTTAGGTGATGCGTGAATTATTTTAATTCCATTTGGTATTTTTGTTATTGTTAAGATATTAAACTTTTTCCGTGTTATGGTTAAAGGATTTTAA
- a CDS encoding Spiroplasmavirus-related protein gives MIRLVLLVAAIAIFGTGFITVIINQLTSAKNIIMDLYNSDTFLLSLFGKMAILFSHPLMLTISSLYIVGFIVSKTLYS, from the coding sequence ATGATTAGATTAGTTTTATTAGTTGCGGCAATCGCTATTTTTGGAACAGGATTTATTACAGTCATTATAAATCAATTAACATCAGCAAAAAATATTATTATGGATTTATATAATTCAGATACTTTTTTACTTTCTTTATTTGGTAAGATGGCAATTTTGTTTAGTCATCCGTTAATGTTAACGATATCAAGTTTATATATAGTTGGGTTTATTGTTTCAAAAACATTGTATAGTTAG